From a single Pseudomonas serboccidentalis genomic region:
- the amaA gene encoding L-pipecolate oxidase — protein MPLREECLWEKLTPQRPDNTALRGEVKVDVCVIGAGFTGLSAALHLLEKGKSVCVLEAHRAGHGGSGRNVGLVNAGMWIAPDEIEAGFGEAVGSQLNRMLGAAPALVFSLVDKYNIDCQLRREGTLHMAHNAKGEADLRSREQQWKRRGAPVELLTGKACEQATGTQKIAAALLDRRAGTLNPMAYVTGLANAVKRLGGQMFDHSPVTRLERQGQQWSVQTEQGSVLAEQVVIASNAYTEGDWTELKRNFFPGYYYQVASVPLTEDAAHEILPGGQGSWDTRQVLSSIRRDKDGRLLLGSLGNGNQKPTWFLKAWADRVQQHYFPNLKPVEWECTWTGRIAFTPDHLMRLFEPAPGLVAVTGYNGRGVTTGTVVGKAFADYLCHGNPQALPIPFAPMQPLAGVGLRSCLYEAGFSLYHAGQCLRIVI, from the coding sequence ATGCCGTTACGCGAAGAATGTCTGTGGGAAAAGCTCACGCCGCAAAGGCCGGATAACACCGCGCTGCGGGGCGAGGTCAAAGTCGATGTCTGCGTGATCGGCGCCGGGTTTACCGGGTTGTCGGCGGCGCTGCATCTGTTGGAAAAAGGCAAAAGCGTCTGCGTGCTGGAAGCGCATCGTGCCGGGCACGGCGGGTCCGGGCGCAACGTCGGGCTGGTCAATGCCGGGATGTGGATTGCGCCGGACGAGATCGAGGCCGGGTTCGGCGAGGCGGTCGGCAGTCAGCTCAACCGCATGCTCGGAGCAGCGCCGGCGCTGGTGTTCAGCCTTGTGGATAAATACAACATCGATTGCCAGTTGCGCCGCGAAGGCACGCTGCACATGGCGCACAACGCCAAAGGCGAGGCGGACTTACGCAGTCGCGAGCAACAATGGAAACGCCGTGGCGCGCCGGTCGAACTGCTGACCGGCAAGGCCTGCGAGCAAGCCACCGGCACGCAAAAGATTGCTGCGGCGTTGCTCGACCGCCGCGCCGGCACCCTCAACCCGATGGCCTATGTCACCGGGCTGGCCAATGCGGTGAAGCGCTTAGGCGGGCAGATGTTCGATCACTCGCCGGTCACCCGCCTCGAACGCCAGGGCCAGCAATGGTCGGTGCAGACCGAACAGGGTTCGGTGCTCGCCGAGCAAGTGGTGATTGCCTCCAACGCCTACACCGAAGGCGACTGGACCGAACTCAAGCGCAACTTCTTCCCCGGTTACTACTATCAGGTCGCTTCGGTGCCGCTGACCGAAGACGCTGCCCATGAAATCCTTCCGGGCGGGCAGGGCTCCTGGGACACGCGGCAGGTGCTGAGCAGTATTCGCCGCGACAAGGACGGTCGGCTGTTGCTCGGCAGCCTGGGCAATGGCAATCAGAAACCCACCTGGTTCCTCAAGGCCTGGGCCGACCGGGTGCAGCAACACTACTTCCCCAACCTCAAACCAGTGGAATGGGAATGCACCTGGACCGGGCGCATCGCCTTCACCCCCGATCATCTGATGCGCCTGTTCGAACCGGCACCCGGACTGGTGGCCGTCACCGGTTACAACGGTCGCGGCGTGACCACCGGCACCGTGGTCGGCAAGGCCTTCGCCGACTACCTGTGTCACGGCAATCCTCAAGCGTTGCCGATCCCCTTCGCACCGATGCAGCCCCTGGCGGGTGTCGGCCTGCGCAGTTGCCTGTACGAGGCCGGTTTCTCGCTGTATCACGCGGGCCAGTGCCTGCGCATCGTCATCTGA
- a CDS encoding ABC transporter substrate-binding protein: MSQTFYKKGFLALAVATALGVSAFAQADVKIGVAGPMTGANAAFGEQYMKGAQAAADAVNAAGGVNGEKIVLVKGDDACEPKQAVTVAKDLTNQKVAGVVGHFCSSSTIPASEIYDEAGIIAITPGSTNPQVTERGLSAMFRMCGRDDQQGIVAGDYIVDVLKGKKVAVLHDKDTYGQGLADATKAQLEKRGVKPVLYEGLTRGEKDFSAVVTKIRAAGADVVYFGGLHPEAGPLVKQLRTEGLKDVKFMSDDGIVTDELVTTAGGPQYVDGVLMTFGADPRLLPDSKTVVDAFRKAGTEPEGYTLYAYASVQTLAAAFNGAKSNSGEKAAEWLKANTVKTVMGEKAWDKKGDLKVSDYVVYQWDKDGKYHQLEKQK, from the coding sequence ATGTCCCAGACGTTTTACAAGAAAGGCTTTCTGGCCCTCGCAGTCGCAACTGCGCTGGGTGTTTCTGCGTTTGCTCAAGCTGATGTGAAAATCGGTGTAGCGGGTCCAATGACGGGCGCCAACGCGGCATTTGGCGAGCAGTACATGAAGGGTGCACAGGCGGCGGCTGACGCAGTCAACGCAGCAGGCGGCGTCAACGGGGAGAAAATCGTTCTGGTCAAGGGCGATGACGCTTGCGAGCCGAAGCAGGCGGTGACAGTCGCCAAGGACCTCACCAACCAGAAAGTCGCCGGCGTGGTCGGTCACTTCTGCTCTTCTTCGACCATTCCCGCGTCGGAAATCTACGACGAAGCCGGGATCATCGCGATCACGCCGGGGTCGACCAACCCGCAAGTCACCGAGCGTGGCCTCAGCGCCATGTTCCGTATGTGCGGGCGTGACGACCAGCAAGGCATCGTGGCCGGCGACTACATCGTCGACGTGCTCAAGGGCAAGAAGGTTGCCGTGCTGCACGACAAGGACACCTACGGTCAGGGCCTGGCGGATGCCACCAAGGCACAGCTGGAAAAACGTGGCGTGAAACCGGTGCTGTATGAAGGCCTGACCCGTGGCGAGAAAGACTTCAGCGCCGTGGTCACCAAGATCCGTGCGGCTGGCGCCGACGTGGTCTACTTCGGCGGCCTGCACCCGGAAGCCGGCCCACTGGTCAAGCAACTGCGCACCGAAGGCCTGAAAGACGTGAAGTTCATGTCTGACGACGGCATCGTCACCGACGAACTGGTGACCACCGCTGGCGGCCCGCAATACGTCGACGGCGTGCTGATGACCTTCGGCGCCGACCCACGCCTGCTGCCAGACAGCAAGACTGTAGTGGATGCTTTCCGCAAGGCCGGCACCGAGCCTGAGGGCTACACCCTGTACGCCTACGCGTCGGTTCAGACCCTGGCCGCCGCCTTCAACGGCGCCAAGTCCAACAGTGGCGAAAAGGCCGCCGAGTGGCTCAAGGCCAACACGGTGAAAACCGTCATGGGCGAGAAGGCCTGGGACAAGAAGGGCGACCTGAAAGTCTCCGACTACGTGGTTTACCAGTGGGACAAGGACGGCAAATACCATCAGCTGGAAAAACAGAAGTAA
- a CDS encoding ABC transporter permease subunit translates to MDGIFLQQLVNGLTLGSVYGLIAIGYTMVYGIIGMINFAHGEVYMISAYLAAISLALLAYFGIESFPLLMLGTLVFTIVVTGVYGWVIERVAYKPLRNSTRLAPLISAIGISLILQNYAQISQGARQQGVPTLLTGAWRVDVGSGFVQLTYTKIFILVAAFVGMGLLTYVIKYTKLGRMCRATQQDRKMASILGINTDRVISYVFIIGAAMAALAGVLITMNYGTFDFYAGFVIGIKAFTAAVLGGIGSLPGAMLGGIILGISESLFSGLVNSDYKDVFSFSLLVLVLVFRPQGLLGRPLVSKV, encoded by the coding sequence ATGGATGGTATTTTCCTGCAGCAACTGGTCAACGGCCTGACCCTCGGGTCGGTCTATGGCCTGATCGCCATCGGCTACACAATGGTCTACGGCATCATCGGCATGATCAACTTCGCCCACGGCGAGGTTTACATGATTTCCGCTTACCTGGCGGCAATCAGTCTGGCTCTGCTGGCTTACTTCGGTATTGAATCCTTCCCGCTGTTGATGCTCGGCACGCTGGTCTTCACCATCGTCGTCACTGGCGTCTATGGCTGGGTAATCGAACGCGTCGCCTACAAACCTCTGCGCAACTCCACCCGACTGGCACCGCTGATCAGCGCCATCGGCATCTCCCTGATCCTGCAAAACTACGCCCAGATCAGCCAGGGCGCCCGCCAACAGGGTGTTCCGACGCTGCTCACCGGTGCCTGGCGTGTCGACGTCGGCAGCGGTTTCGTCCAGCTGACCTACACCAAGATCTTCATTCTGGTGGCCGCGTTCGTCGGCATGGGCCTGCTGACCTACGTGATCAAGTACACCAAGCTCGGCCGCATGTGCCGCGCCACCCAGCAAGACCGCAAGATGGCTTCGATCCTCGGGATCAACACCGACCGGGTGATTTCCTACGTGTTCATCATTGGTGCGGCGATGGCGGCTCTGGCCGGCGTGCTGATCACCATGAACTACGGCACGTTCGACTTCTACGCAGGCTTCGTCATCGGCATCAAGGCGTTCACGGCCGCGGTGCTTGGCGGGATCGGCTCACTGCCCGGCGCGATGCTTGGCGGGATCATTCTCGGGATCTCCGAGTCGCTGTTCTCGGGCCTGGTCAACTCCGACTACAAAGACGTGTTCAGCTTCTCGCTGCTCGTACTTGTTCTGGTCTTCCGGCCTCAGGGTCTGTTGGGCCGTCCTCTTGTGTCGAAGGTGTAA
- the livM gene encoding high-affinity branched-chain amino acid ABC transporter permease LivM — protein sequence MSSTTQKNIDIKKSLVEAILAGLIALIVFGPIVGVVLDGYSFNLEPTRVAWIIGIVMLGRFALSLFLQTPKGLKILDGFESTGSGVHVLPADHKSRLRWIIPLLIVLAVIVPFVSNSYLLGVVILGLIYVLLGLGLNIVVGLAGLLDLGYVAFYAIGAYGLALGYQYLGLGFWTVLPLAAITAGLAGCILGFPVLRLHGDYLAIVTLGFGEIIRLILNNWLSLTGGPNGMPAPLPTFFGLEFGKRAKDGGVPFHEFFGIAYNPDVKYYFIYAVLFLVVLAVLYIKHRLVKMPVGRAWEALREDEIACRSMGLNHVLVKLSAFTIGASTAGLAGVFFATYQGFVNPTSFTFFESALILAIVVLGGMGSTIGVVIAAFVLTVAPELLRGFAEYRVLLFGILMVLMMIWRPRGLIRISRTGVTPRKGAIHYERTAP from the coding sequence ATGTCTTCAACCACTCAAAAAAACATCGATATCAAAAAAAGCCTGGTTGAGGCGATTCTGGCCGGCCTCATTGCGTTGATCGTGTTCGGTCCGATTGTCGGCGTCGTGCTCGACGGCTACAGCTTCAACCTCGAACCGACCCGCGTGGCGTGGATCATTGGCATCGTCATGCTCGGCCGCTTTGCCCTCAGCCTGTTTCTGCAGACGCCCAAGGGCCTGAAGATTCTCGACGGATTCGAGAGCACCGGTTCCGGTGTGCATGTGCTGCCTGCCGATCACAAATCACGCCTGCGCTGGATCATCCCGCTGCTGATTGTGCTCGCGGTCATCGTGCCGTTTGTCTCCAACTCGTATCTGCTGGGCGTGGTCATCCTCGGGTTGATCTACGTGCTGCTGGGGCTTGGGCTGAACATCGTGGTCGGCCTCGCGGGTCTGCTCGATCTCGGTTACGTGGCGTTCTACGCCATCGGCGCCTATGGTCTGGCGCTGGGTTATCAATACCTCGGGCTGGGCTTCTGGACCGTGCTGCCACTGGCGGCGATTACCGCTGGTCTTGCTGGTTGCATCCTTGGTTTTCCGGTGTTGCGTCTGCACGGTGACTACCTGGCGATCGTGACCCTGGGCTTTGGTGAAATCATTCGGCTGATCCTCAACAACTGGCTGTCGCTGACTGGCGGCCCGAACGGTATGCCGGCGCCACTGCCGACGTTCTTCGGCCTGGAGTTCGGCAAGCGGGCGAAGGATGGCGGGGTGCCGTTTCACGAGTTCTTCGGCATCGCCTACAACCCCGACGTGAAGTATTACTTCATCTACGCGGTGTTGTTCCTGGTGGTACTGGCCGTGCTGTACATCAAGCATCGTCTGGTGAAGATGCCGGTGGGCCGCGCCTGGGAAGCCTTGCGTGAAGACGAAATCGCCTGTCGCTCGATGGGCCTGAACCACGTACTGGTCAAACTCTCGGCGTTCACCATCGGTGCGTCGACGGCGGGTCTGGCCGGGGTGTTCTTCGCCACCTATCAAGGCTTCGTCAACCCGACCTCGTTCACCTTCTTCGAGTCGGCGTTGATCCTCGCCATCGTCGTGCTCGGCGGCATGGGCTCGACCATCGGCGTGGTGATCGCGGCGTTCGTACTCACGGTGGCCCCGGAACTGCTGCGCGGCTTCGCCGAATACCGCGTGCTGCTGTTCGGCATCCTGATGGTGTTGATGATGATCTGGCGACCACGAGGGCTGATCCGCATCAGCCGTACCGGGGTCACTCCA